A stretch of Usitatibacter palustris DNA encodes these proteins:
- a CDS encoding TonB-dependent receptor has translation MPKSPAKPSPIYLAVLAALAAPAWAQQADKPPADKTQLETVTVTAERRSENIKDVPNSVTAIKGELLDALNSGGQDVRMLAGRAPSLNIESSFGRAFPRFYIRGFGNSDFDLNASQPVSLVLDDVVQESPLLKGFPMFDVEQIEVVRGPQGTLFGRNSPAGVVKFDSVKPSQLAESYVNLGLGSFSAANLEGAINAPINAQMAVRLSMQVQHRDDWVDNTAPNPKNSKLEGYDDNALRAQFLYAPDKSFSALFNLHGRKLEGTARLFRANIIQPGTNNLVPGFDEEKISIDGRNEQNLDSFGGNLRLKWDWGSMALTSITGYEKLDSFSRGDIDGGFGASFAPPMGPGFIPFPAESADGMPKHKQLTQEFRLESRTGGAFSWLVGAYYFNEDVNIDSFNYDTLAGGVQNGYAWQKQENTAWALYGSANMVLGGGWSVRGGVRYTKDEKDFSAQRTQSPIGGGATGVLTASPSDNDTSGDLSVSYALNKDVNLYARYARGFRAPSIQGRLLFGDTLSVAGSETVDSFEGGIKGDFWNKRARLALTAFSYEVKNQQLTAVGGATNFNTLINAAKTEGRGAEIDFQAILAENLLVTLSGSYNKTEIRDPNLRIAPCGGGCTVLDPTNGSTVSIDGNPLPNAPKNVYNFTLRYGIPLANGEAYIYTDWAYRSKINFFLYESVEFTGKPLTEGGLRVGYRWDHGKYEVAAFGRNITNEIQVIGGIDFNNLTGMINEPRTYGVQFKAIF, from the coding sequence ATGCCGAAATCGCCTGCCAAACCCTCTCCGATCTACCTTGCCGTCCTCGCCGCGCTCGCCGCTCCCGCCTGGGCGCAGCAAGCCGACAAGCCGCCGGCCGACAAGACGCAGCTGGAGACCGTCACGGTAACCGCCGAGCGACGGTCCGAAAACATCAAGGACGTCCCCAACTCGGTCACCGCGATCAAGGGCGAACTCCTGGACGCGCTCAACTCCGGCGGCCAGGACGTGCGCATGCTCGCGGGCCGGGCGCCCAGCCTCAACATCGAGTCCTCGTTCGGCCGCGCATTCCCGCGCTTCTACATCCGCGGCTTCGGCAACTCGGACTTCGACCTCAACGCCTCGCAGCCCGTCTCGCTGGTGCTCGATGACGTCGTGCAGGAAAGCCCGCTGCTCAAGGGCTTCCCGATGTTCGACGTCGAGCAGATCGAGGTCGTGCGCGGGCCGCAGGGAACGCTCTTCGGGCGCAACTCGCCCGCCGGCGTCGTGAAGTTCGATTCCGTCAAGCCCAGCCAGCTCGCGGAGTCCTACGTGAACCTCGGCCTGGGCTCGTTCTCGGCAGCGAACCTCGAGGGTGCGATCAACGCGCCGATCAATGCCCAGATGGCGGTGCGCCTGTCGATGCAGGTGCAACACCGCGACGACTGGGTCGACAACACGGCCCCGAACCCGAAGAACAGCAAGCTCGAGGGCTACGACGACAACGCCCTGCGCGCGCAATTCCTCTACGCGCCCGACAAGTCTTTCAGCGCGCTCTTCAACCTCCACGGGCGCAAGCTCGAGGGCACGGCGCGTCTCTTCCGCGCCAACATCATCCAGCCGGGCACCAACAACCTCGTCCCGGGCTTCGACGAGGAAAAGATCTCGATCGACGGCCGCAACGAGCAGAACCTCGACTCCTTCGGCGGCAACCTCCGTCTCAAGTGGGACTGGGGCTCGATGGCGCTGACCTCGATCACCGGGTACGAGAAACTCGATTCCTTCAGCCGGGGCGACATCGACGGCGGCTTCGGGGCCTCCTTCGCGCCGCCCATGGGCCCGGGCTTCATCCCGTTCCCGGCGGAATCCGCCGACGGAATGCCCAAGCACAAGCAGCTCACGCAGGAGTTTCGCCTCGAGTCCCGCACCGGCGGAGCGTTCAGCTGGCTCGTGGGCGCGTATTACTTCAATGAAGACGTGAACATCGACAGCTTCAACTACGACACGCTCGCCGGCGGCGTCCAGAACGGCTACGCGTGGCAGAAGCAGGAGAACACGGCCTGGGCGCTCTACGGTTCGGCCAACATGGTCCTGGGCGGAGGGTGGAGTGTGCGCGGGGGCGTGCGCTACACGAAGGACGAGAAGGACTTCTCCGCGCAGCGCACGCAATCGCCGATTGGCGGGGGTGCGACGGGCGTGCTCACGGCAAGCCCCAGCGACAACGACACCTCGGGTGACCTGAGCGTGTCCTATGCCCTCAACAAGGATGTGAACCTCTACGCGCGCTACGCCCGTGGCTTCCGCGCCCCGAGCATCCAGGGGCGCCTGCTCTTCGGCGACACGCTTTCGGTGGCCGGCTCCGAAACCGTCGACTCGTTCGAAGGCGGCATCAAGGGCGACTTCTGGAACAAGCGTGCGCGACTCGCCCTGACCGCCTTCAGCTACGAGGTGAAGAACCAGCAGCTCACCGCGGTCGGCGGCGCGACCAACTTCAACACCCTGATCAACGCGGCGAAGACGGAGGGCCGCGGCGCGGAAATCGACTTCCAGGCGATCCTCGCCGAGAACCTGCTGGTCACGCTGAGCGGCAGCTACAACAAGACGGAGATCCGCGACCCGAACCTGCGCATCGCCCCGTGCGGCGGCGGCTGCACCGTGCTCGATCCCACCAACGGTTCCACGGTGTCAATCGACGGCAACCCGCTGCCCAATGCGCCGAAGAACGTCTACAACTTCACGCTGCGCTACGGTATCCCGCTGGCCAACGGCGAGGCCTACATCTACACCGACTGGGCGTATCGCTCGAAGATCAACTTCTTCCTGTACGAGTCGGTCGAGTTCACGGGCAAGCCGCTCACGGAAGGGGGCCTGCGCGTGGGATACCGCTGGGACCACGGCAAGTACGAGGTCGCGGCCTTCGGTCGCAACATCACCAACGAGATCCAGGTCATCGGCGGCATCGACTTCAACAACCTGACCGGCATGATCAACGAGCCGCGCACGTACGGCGTGCAGTTCAAGGCGATCTTCTGA
- the recJ gene encoding single-stranded-DNA-specific exonuclease RecJ, which yields MPEIVTRSVDEAARALLVAAGCDKRLAPLFAARGVREYAELASTFDALTPPDRLAHIDEAATLLADGIAKGEKLLVVADYDADGATACAVAVRALRALGAKVDYIVPHRFRHGYGLTPEVVREAAERKPDLIITVDNGIAAVAGVEEATKLGIRVLVTDHHLPGDQRPAATCIVNPNQAGCGFPSKNLAGVGVIFYVMLALRAELRRRGAFAGTPPPNLANLLDIVALGTVADVVKLDANNRILVSQGLARIRAGKACPGIRALFEVAGRPTWRAATYDLGFVAGPRLNAAGRMDDMSVGIECLITDDPVRARQLATELDRLNRERRVVEGDMQESALAMLADIPETDGFTLSIHHPDWHAGVVGILASRIKDRFHRPVFAFAADGEGTLRGSGRSIAGFHLRDALDLVDKRNAGLLERFGGHAAAAGVTLAAGSLERFRTAFESVARELLSVSDLERRIETDGELAADENTLELAKLLREVPWGQGFPDPRFVGRFEVAAQRVVAEKHAKLTLVQGKHRFSAMRFGSADPLPAAITAVYRLDVNEYQGAETLQLTLEHCEDARAGDG from the coding sequence ATGCCTGAGATCGTCACGCGCTCCGTCGATGAAGCGGCTCGAGCACTGCTCGTGGCCGCCGGCTGCGACAAGCGCCTCGCCCCCTTGTTCGCGGCCCGCGGCGTGCGCGAATACGCCGAGCTCGCATCCACCTTCGATGCGCTGACCCCGCCCGACCGGCTCGCGCACATCGACGAAGCGGCGACATTGCTCGCCGATGGCATCGCGAAGGGCGAGAAGCTGCTGGTCGTCGCCGACTACGACGCCGATGGCGCCACCGCCTGCGCGGTCGCCGTTCGTGCGCTGCGAGCGCTCGGAGCGAAGGTCGACTACATCGTTCCGCATCGCTTCCGCCACGGCTACGGACTCACGCCCGAAGTCGTGCGCGAAGCCGCGGAGCGCAAGCCCGATCTCATCATCACCGTCGACAACGGCATCGCCGCCGTCGCAGGTGTGGAGGAAGCGACGAAGCTCGGCATTCGCGTGCTCGTGACGGACCATCACCTGCCCGGCGACCAGCGCCCCGCGGCAACGTGCATCGTGAATCCGAACCAGGCGGGGTGTGGATTCCCCAGCAAGAACCTCGCGGGCGTGGGCGTGATCTTCTACGTGATGCTCGCGTTGCGCGCCGAGCTCCGGCGCCGCGGCGCATTCGCCGGCACTCCTCCTCCCAATCTCGCGAACCTCCTCGACATCGTGGCGCTGGGCACCGTCGCCGACGTCGTGAAGCTCGATGCCAACAACCGGATCCTCGTGTCGCAGGGCCTCGCGCGCATTCGAGCGGGCAAGGCCTGTCCGGGCATTCGCGCGCTGTTCGAAGTCGCGGGCCGCCCCACGTGGCGTGCGGCCACCTACGACCTGGGCTTCGTCGCCGGCCCCCGCCTCAACGCCGCCGGGCGCATGGACGACATGTCGGTCGGCATCGAGTGCCTGATCACCGACGATCCAGTGCGCGCGAGGCAACTCGCCACGGAGCTCGACCGGCTCAATCGCGAACGCCGCGTGGTCGAGGGCGACATGCAGGAGTCCGCCCTGGCCATGCTCGCGGACATTCCCGAGACCGATGGCTTCACGCTGAGCATCCATCATCCCGACTGGCATGCGGGCGTCGTGGGCATCCTCGCCTCGCGCATCAAGGACCGCTTCCATCGCCCCGTGTTCGCGTTCGCCGCCGATGGCGAAGGAACGCTGCGCGGTTCCGGCCGCTCGATCGCGGGATTTCACCTGCGCGACGCGCTCGACCTCGTCGACAAGCGCAACGCGGGACTGCTCGAGCGCTTCGGCGGGCATGCGGCGGCCGCGGGCGTGACACTCGCCGCCGGCTCCCTCGAACGATTCCGCACGGCCTTCGAATCCGTGGCGCGCGAACTGCTGTCCGTCTCCGATCTCGAGCGCCGCATCGAGACCGACGGCGAGCTTGCCGCGGACGAGAACACGCTGGAGCTCGCGAAGCTGCTGCGCGAGGTTCCCTGGGGACAGGGTTTTCCCGATCCGCGCTTCGTCGGGCGATTCGAAGTGGCCGCCCAGCGCGTCGTCGCCGAGAAGCACGCCAAGCTCACGCTCGTCCAGGGCAAGCACCGTTTCTCCGCGATGCGCTTCGGCTCCGCCGACCCGCTGCCCGCAGCCATCACCGCGGTCTACCGCCTCGACGTGAACGAGTACCAGGGCGCGGAAACGCTGCAGCTCACGCTCGAGCACTGCGAGGACGCGCGTGCAGGTGACGGCTGA
- the prfB gene encoding peptide chain release factor 2 (programmed frameshift), translated as MESDQLNQIENSLQDLAARAAELRRYLDYDTKKSRLVEVGKALEDPAVWNDAKRAQDLGKERRALEDTVGTLEKIDTTLKDSSELFALAKSEADDATLVGVRGDAQAAQKLVEDLEFRRMFSNPMDPNPCFMDINAGQGGTEAQDWCSMLLRMYLKYCDKKGFKTEVLEESDGEVAGLKSASIKITGPYAYGYLRTENGVHRLVRKSPFDSNARRHTSFASVFVYPEVDETIEVEINPADLRIDTYRASGAGGQHVNKTDSAVRITHLPTNIVVASQNDRSQHRNRAEAFTMLKAKLYELELRKQNEAKQKMEDAKTDIGWGHQIRSYVLDQSRIKDLRTNHEVGNTQSVLDGDLDDFISLSLKQGV; from the exons ATGGAATCGGACCAGCTCAATCAGATCGAGAACAGCCTCCAGGACCTGGCCGCGCGCGCGGCTGAGCTCCGGAGGTACCTT GACTACGACACCAAGAAGTCACGGCTCGTAGAAGTCGGCAAGGCCCTCGAAGACCCCGCGGTGTGGAACGACGCCAAGCGGGCGCAGGATCTCGGCAAGGAACGCCGGGCCCTCGAAGACACCGTCGGCACCCTCGAAAAAATCGACACGACCCTCAAGGATTCGTCCGAGCTGTTTGCGCTCGCGAAATCCGAGGCCGATGACGCGACCCTCGTTGGCGTGCGCGGTGATGCACAGGCCGCGCAGAAGCTCGTCGAGGATCTCGAGTTCCGCCGCATGTTCTCCAACCCGATGGACCCGAACCCCTGCTTCATGGACATCAACGCGGGCCAGGGCGGCACGGAAGCGCAGGACTGGTGCTCGATGCTGCTTCGCATGTACCTCAAGTACTGCGACAAGAAGGGCTTCAAGACGGAAGTGCTCGAGGAGAGCGACGGTGAAGTCGCGGGCCTGAAGAGCGCGTCGATCAAGATCACCGGGCCTTACGCTTATGGGTATCTGCGCACCGAGAACGGCGTGCACCGCCTCGTAAGGAAGAGCCCCTTCGATTCCAACGCGCGCCGCCACACATCGTTCGCGAGCGTGTTCGTGTATCCGGAAGTCGATGAGACGATCGAAGTCGAGATCAATCCCGCGGATCTCCGCATCGACACGTATCGCGCGTCGGGTGCGGGCGGCCAGCACGTCAACAAGACGGATTCCGCGGTCCGCATCACGCACTTGCCGACCAACATCGTCGTTGCCTCGCAGAACGACCGCTCGCAGCATCGCAACCGCGCCGAGGCCTTCACGATGCTCAAGGCCAAGCTCTACGAGCTGGAGCTGCGCAAGCAGAACGAAGCCAAGCAGAAGATGGAGGACGCCAAGACCGACATCGGTTGGGGCCACCAGATTCGCAGCTACGTGCTCGACCAGTCGCGCATCAAGGACCTTCGCACCAACCACGAGGTGGGCAATACCCAGTCCGTGCTCGACGGGGACCTCGACGATTTCATCAGTCTCTCGCTGAAACAGGGAGTTTAG
- a CDS encoding M20/M25/M40 family metallo-hydrolase: MNHALRALAVATTLACCAAFAQPVEPVLAQVRAHKQPFLDTLKDLTAIESGSRDIEGLDRIAALIAERLKALGGQVELVAPADVYRMEDTPEQIGKAVRATFKGKGTKKLLMIAHMDTVYIKGMGEKQPFRIDGDKAYGLGIADDKQGIALILHAIRILKDTGFEEYGTLTVLINGDEEISSPGHRALITRLGAEHDATMSFEGGGGATLDQVRLATAGIAGVTIKVKGKASHAGSAPERGVNALYELSHQILQMKDFSDPATGLKMNWTTSKSGTNRNVIPAEAEAMADIRVLKVSDFEGIETKIREKAKTQLIADAKVEVVFDRRRPPLEAPPASIAFANHAQQVYKELGKNLNVATVSTGGGTDAAFAALRTKNSVVEGFGLRGFGAHSNDAEYIFIDSIEPRLYLAVRMIMDFARGKVAAQ; this comes from the coding sequence ATGAACCACGCTCTTCGTGCCCTCGCGGTTGCCACCACCCTCGCCTGCTGCGCCGCCTTCGCGCAGCCCGTCGAACCGGTCCTCGCGCAGGTTCGCGCCCACAAGCAGCCCTTCCTCGACACGCTGAAGGACCTGACCGCCATCGAGTCGGGAAGCCGTGACATCGAGGGGCTCGATCGCATTGCCGCGTTGATCGCCGAACGCCTGAAAGCGCTCGGGGGGCAGGTCGAGCTCGTCGCACCCGCCGACGTGTATCGCATGGAAGACACGCCCGAGCAGATCGGCAAGGCGGTTCGTGCCACGTTCAAGGGCAAGGGCACGAAGAAGCTCCTGATGATTGCGCACATGGACACCGTGTACATCAAGGGCATGGGCGAGAAGCAGCCGTTCCGCATCGACGGCGACAAGGCCTACGGACTGGGCATCGCCGACGACAAGCAGGGCATCGCGCTGATCCTGCATGCGATCCGCATCCTCAAGGACACCGGCTTCGAAGAATACGGCACGCTCACCGTGCTCATCAACGGCGACGAGGAAATCAGCTCGCCAGGCCACCGCGCACTGATCACCAGGCTCGGCGCCGAGCACGACGCGACCATGTCGTTCGAAGGCGGCGGCGGTGCCACGCTCGACCAGGTGCGCCTCGCCACGGCCGGCATTGCCGGCGTCACCATCAAGGTGAAGGGCAAGGCGTCGCACGCGGGTTCCGCGCCCGAGCGCGGCGTCAACGCACTCTATGAGCTCTCGCACCAGATCCTGCAGATGAAGGATTTCTCGGATCCGGCGACCGGCCTGAAGATGAACTGGACGACCTCCAAGTCGGGCACGAACCGCAACGTGATTCCCGCCGAGGCCGAAGCCATGGCCGACATTCGCGTGCTCAAGGTTTCGGATTTCGAGGGCATCGAAACGAAGATCCGCGAGAAGGCGAAGACCCAGCTCATTGCCGACGCGAAAGTCGAAGTGGTCTTCGACCGCCGCCGTCCGCCGCTCGAAGCGCCGCCGGCTTCGATCGCCTTCGCGAACCACGCTCAGCAGGTCTACAAGGAACTCGGCAAGAACCTCAACGTCGCGACCGTGAGCACCGGCGGCGGGACGGACGCCGCCTTCGCCGCGCTGCGCACGAAGAACTCGGTGGTCGAAGGCTTCGGCCTGCGGGGCTTCGGCGCCCACTCGAACGACGCCGAGTACAT